From the Thermococcus celericrescens genome, one window contains:
- a CDS encoding sodium ion-translocating decarboxylase subunit beta, whose amino-acid sequence MAGLVESIIAFFQGMGLLNLSWGNVVMIAVGLALVYLAIRYEMEPLLLLPIGISAVLVNIPLGHLANWPIAPNLPEHIADNIFATLSYLNQQYGPPGIFDIIYYTLIRTEIVPLLIFFGLGAMTDFGPMIADPKTALMGAAAQIGVFIAMLTALALGFNLHQAASIGIIGGADGPTTIYLTTKLAPEILGATAVAAYSYMSLVPLIQPPIIRALTTREERKIRMEQLRPVSKREKIIFPIISMIVIGLLVPSAAPLVGMLMIGNLFRESGVVERLSRAAQEELMNIVTIFLGLGVGSTMRADSFLTQETLMILGLGIVAFASATAGGVLFGKLMMKLSGGRINPMIGAAGVSAVPMSARVVQRMASEEDPGNFILMHAMGPNVAGVIGTAVAAGVFLSVLAG is encoded by the coding sequence GGTGATGATAGCCGTCGGTCTGGCGCTCGTTTACCTGGCCATACGCTACGAGATGGAGCCCCTCCTGCTCCTCCCGATAGGCATAAGCGCCGTGCTGGTGAACATCCCGCTCGGCCACCTGGCCAACTGGCCCATAGCCCCGAACCTGCCCGAGCACATAGCGGACAACATCTTCGCAACGCTGAGCTACCTCAACCAGCAGTACGGACCTCCAGGCATCTTTGACATAATCTACTACACCCTCATCAGGACGGAGATAGTGCCGCTCCTGATATTCTTCGGCCTAGGAGCCATGACCGACTTCGGGCCGATGATAGCCGACCCCAAGACGGCGCTCATGGGTGCGGCGGCGCAGATAGGTGTGTTCATAGCGATGCTCACCGCACTGGCCCTCGGCTTCAACCTGCACCAGGCGGCGAGCATAGGAATCATCGGTGGCGCCGACGGGCCGACGACGATATACCTCACCACAAAGCTCGCGCCCGAGATACTGGGAGCGACGGCGGTCGCTGCTTACAGCTACATGAGCTTGGTTCCGCTCATTCAGCCACCCATCATCAGGGCCCTCACGACCAGGGAGGAGAGAAAAATCAGAATGGAGCAGCTCAGGCCCGTGTCCAAGAGGGAGAAGATAATCTTCCCCATAATCAGCATGATCGTCATCGGTCTCCTCGTTCCGAGCGCCGCCCCGCTCGTCGGAATGCTCATGATAGGCAACCTCTTCCGCGAGAGCGGCGTTGTCGAGAGGCTCAGCAGGGCAGCCCAGGAGGAGCTCATGAACATCGTCACCATCTTCCTCGGCCTCGGTGTCGGTTCGACTATGAGGGCTGACAGCTTCCTCACACAGGAGACCCTGATGATCCTCGGCCTCGGTATCGTTGCCTTCGCCAGCGCCACCGCCGGCGGTGTGCTCTTCGGAAAGCTCATGATGAAGCTCTCCGGAGGAAGGATAAACCCGATGATAGGGGCGGCTGGCGTTTCAGCGGTCCCGATGAGCGCCCGCGTCGTCCAGAGGATGGCCAGTGAGGAAGACCCGGGCAACTTCATCCTCATGCACGCCATGGGGCCGAACGTTGCCGGCGTTATTGGAACCGCCGTTGCTGCGGGTGTTTTCCTCTCAGTTCTGGCGGGCTGA